In Bradyrhizobium sp. CCBAU 051011, the following are encoded in one genomic region:
- a CDS encoding YciI family protein, with protein sequence MRVMVFAKATEDSEKGVPPTAEAFEAMDRFTEELVKAGVLVAGAGLMPSAQAKRIAFDGPGRTVIDGPFAEIREMVAGFSIWEVKDMDEAVAWAKRCPNPIPGPSEIEIRPFLEAADLAEFLTPEELSTPHDGTRGKLGVA encoded by the coding sequence ATGCGGGTTATGGTGTTCGCGAAAGCCACTGAGGACAGCGAAAAGGGCGTGCCCCCCACGGCCGAGGCGTTCGAGGCGATGGACCGGTTCACCGAGGAGCTGGTCAAGGCCGGCGTCCTGGTGGCCGGCGCCGGCCTCATGCCCAGCGCCCAGGCCAAGCGCATCGCCTTCGATGGTCCCGGCCGCACGGTCATCGACGGGCCGTTCGCCGAGATCCGCGAGATGGTCGCCGGCTTCTCGATCTGGGAGGTCAAGGACATGGACGAGGCCGTGGCCTGGGCGAAGCGCTGCCCCAATCCCATACCGGGCCCGAGCGAGATCGAGATCCGGCCGTTCCTCGAGGCGGCGGATCTGGCCGAATTTCTGACGCCCGAAGAGCTCTCGACGCCCCATGACGGGACGCGCGGGAAACTCGGCGTCGCCTAG
- a CDS encoding dihydrofolate reductase family protein, whose amino-acid sequence MAKIVFGMNLSLDGYVDHQEFAPDPVLFCHWIEQVRGVTGSVYGRRMYEVMRYWDEDHPEWTPEERDFAAAWRRQPKWVVSRSLKSVGPNATLVGDDFEAVIRELKAQLVGEIDVSGPDLARSLTDLGLIDEYKLYLHPVVLGRGKPFFAGPRPPLRLVASDQIGEGVIRLTYAPA is encoded by the coding sequence ATGGCGAAGATCGTCTTCGGAATGAACCTGTCCCTGGACGGCTATGTCGACCATCAGGAATTTGCGCCAGATCCTGTGCTCTTTTGTCACTGGATCGAGCAAGTGCGCGGCGTGACGGGCAGTGTGTACGGCCGCCGCATGTACGAGGTCATGCGCTATTGGGACGAAGACCATCCTGAGTGGACCCCGGAGGAACGCGACTTCGCGGCGGCGTGGCGGCGCCAACCGAAGTGGGTCGTATCACGATCGTTGAAGTCGGTCGGCCCCAATGCCACTCTCGTCGGGGATGACTTCGAGGCGGTGATACGTGAGCTAAAGGCTCAGCTCGTTGGCGAGATTGACGTTTCCGGACCAGACCTGGCAAGAAGCCTAACCGACCTTGGTCTTATTGATGAGTATAAACTCTACCTTCACCCCGTCGTGCTTGGTCGCGGCAAGCCGTTCTTCGCTGGCCCCCGGCCGCCGCTTCGCCTCGTAGCCAGCGATCAAATAGGCGAGGGCGTGATCAGGTTGACGTACGCTCCTGCTTAA